Sequence from the Candidatus Thermoplasmatota archaeon genome:
AACGATCTTATATCAAAAAAAATTAGTTTAAAAGACGTCTCACTAATAATATATGATGAGTCACACCACGCAGTTGGGGACTACGCCTACGTTTACGTATCAGAGATGTACCAGAAACAGAGGGAAAAAGACAGGCTGGTACTAGGTATGACCGCGTCACCAGGAAACGACGTACAAACCATACTAGAGGTATGCAAAAACCTTGACATAAACAACATAGAGATCAGAACAAAATACGACCCGGATGTCAGACCATATGTATATGACCTGAAAATAACATGGAGAGAAATACCACTCCCAAAAGATTTTTCATACACACTGCAGCTGCTAAAAAAATCTTTGTCAGAAAGATTGCAGTTTCTAAAAGACGCAGGTTTCCTGGAATCATCATCGGTATCATTAATAAACCGCACTAAACTTTTAGAGACGCAAAAAAGGATACAATCTGAGCTGCAAACCAGTATGAGACCACCAAGTATACTTTTCAAAGCAGCCTCAGCACAGAACGCTGCACTTAAAATATACTACGCGATAGAACTACTACAAACACAGGGTGTTAACGCACTAAAAAACTATTTCCAGAGACTAGGAAAAGAAGCTGTATCAAAGGACAGCAGCAAAGCATCAAGAGAAATAATGTCAGATAGAAACATACTAGAGGCTGTTGCGTACGTGAAATCACTAGACATAGAACACCCAAAGGTACAGGAGATAGTAAACATAGTACGAGAGCAACTAAAAAACAAACCAGACTCAAAAATCATTGTTTTCACACACTACCGCGACACATCATCCCATCTTCTAAAGCAATTAGAACATATAGAAAACGCTAGACCAGTAAGGTTCATAGGACAAGCAGAAAGAGATGAGGACAAGGGACTAACGCAGAAACAACAAACCAATATAATAAAACAATTCAAAGAAGACACATACAACATACTTATAGCAACAAGCGTAGCAGAAGAAGGACTAGACATACCATCAACAGACCTAGTAGTATTCTACGAACCCATACCATCAGAGATAAGGACCATACAGAGAAGGGGTAGAACAGGACGTAAAATGCCTGGGAACGTGATAATACTAATAACAAAAGACACACAAGACGAGGCATACTACTGGGCAGCAAAAAGAAAAGAAAAACAGATGAGAACACAACTAGAGTTGCTTAGATCAAAGCTAAATAAACATTTCGAGGACACAAAAACACTATACCATAAAAACATAAACACACAAACCACATTAACAGATTACCAAAAAAAACAGAAACAAGTAACAATAATAGTTGACCACCGTGAATACCGTTCACCAGTATCAAAAAACCTCTCGCTAAAAGAAGCAAACATAGAAGCACAACAACTAGACACAGGCGACTACGTACTATCAACAAGGATAGGAGTAGAAAGAAAAACCGTGGATGATTACCTAGAATCGCTAATAGACGGTAAACTATTCAAACAAACAGCAAAACTAAGAGACGCCTACCC
This genomic interval carries:
- a CDS encoding DEAD/DEAH box helicase, whose product is MYIKQEFIKPDTIERREYQINIAESAAKKNTLVVLPTGMGKTVIALILIAKQLQKQNNKILFLAPTKPLVTQHAQYLKQNLTINEELIAVFTGEVSPEKRKQTWENSRIIVSTPQVIQNDLISKKISLKDVSLIIYDESHHAVGDYAYVYVSEMYQKQREKDRLVLGMTASPGNDVQTILEVCKNLDINNIEIRTKYDPDVRPYVYDLKITWREIPLPKDFSYTLQLLKKSLSERLQFLKDAGFLESSSVSLINRTKLLETQKRIQSELQTSMRPPSILFKAASAQNAALKIYYAIELLQTQGVNALKNYFQRLGKEAVSKDSSKASREIMSDRNILEAVAYVKSLDIEHPKVQEIVNIVREQLKNKPDSKIIVFTHYRDTSSHLLKQLEHIENARPVRFIGQAERDEDKGLTQKQQTNIIKQFKEDTYNILIATSVAEEGLDIPSTDLVVFYEPIPSEIRTIQRRGRTGRKMPGNVIILITKDTQDEAYYWAAKRKEKQMRTQLELLRSKLNKHFEDTKTLYHKNINTQTTLTDYQKKQKQVTIIVDHREYRSPVSKNLSLKEANIEAQQLDTGDYVLSTRIGVERKTVDDYLESLIDGKLFKQTAKLRDAYPRPIMIIEGEGLLTKRNISHNAIYGSIVSIIVDFGIPVITTRNPMETANLLYIIAAREQREEKKPVATRGEKTPMSIREKQQFIVEGLPNVSAVLAKRLLEHFGSIKDIINASEEELREIQGIGKNIAAEIQEIINTRYLED